The proteins below come from a single Psychrobacter sp. FDAARGOS_221 genomic window:
- a CDS encoding RidA family protein: MQKLHSNQRMSKIVIHNDTIYLCGQVGNAEDDISAQTLTCLEKIKALLEEVGSDKSKILSTTVWLKDMSDFAAMNAVWDEWFSDVTPPARACGQAALARPELLVEMIVTAAA, encoded by the coding sequence ATGCAAAAATTACATAGCAATCAACGCATGAGCAAAATCGTTATCCACAACGACACCATCTATCTATGTGGCCAAGTGGGTAATGCCGAAGATGATATCTCAGCGCAGACCTTAACCTGCCTTGAAAAAATTAAAGCCCTACTTGAAGAGGTAGGCAGTGATAAGTCTAAAATCTTATCGACCACAGTGTGGTTAAAAGACATGTCGGACTTCGCAGCCATGAATGCGGTTTGGGATGAGTGGTTCAGTGATGTGACACCGCCTGCGCGTGCTTGTGGTCAAGCAGCCTTGGCTCGTCCTGAGTTATTGGTTGAGATGATCGTAACTGCTGCTGCCTAG
- a CDS encoding NAD(P)/FAD-dependent oxidoreductase, which translates to MQYDVIVIGSGMVGTSIAWHLQKNNSKVLVLDKKHPGEETSYGNAGLIQREAVFPKAFPRQMGEILRVLPNTSTDIRYRWSAIFNYQSALYQYWTNSNRSKLTKIEDEWATLIEHCTSEHDVMIQESGADDLVRKGGWFEIYRTPEKFEEAKQLAIRAEQKGVQYRLLTPEELKEYEPNVNFDDFIGGIHWQNSWQVKNPSQLVKRYAKSFEQMQGQFKQADVTNVAQTEEGGWQVTATIDGEDVTFDSHHVVIAAGPWSNDLTRPLGYNFPLFPMRGYHQHFKVSEANRIGHSLFDAEKGYLMGPMEQGIRVTTGAEMTTMTAPKNFGQLEAVLKIARHVLPLEDAVESEAWCGSRPCMADMKPVIGPGYKHNNLWFAFGHAHQGFTLGPATGRLVEEMINDKPLYVDATPFSAERFK; encoded by the coding sequence ATGCAATACGACGTTATTGTGATTGGTTCAGGAATGGTAGGAACCTCTATCGCGTGGCACCTACAAAAAAATAATTCTAAAGTATTGGTTTTAGACAAAAAACACCCAGGTGAAGAGACCTCTTATGGTAACGCTGGTCTGATTCAGCGTGAAGCCGTCTTCCCAAAGGCGTTCCCAAGACAAATGGGTGAGATCCTAAGAGTATTGCCTAACACCAGTACCGATATTCGTTATCGTTGGTCGGCTATCTTTAACTATCAAAGTGCGCTGTATCAATATTGGACCAACTCTAATCGCAGCAAGCTTACTAAAATTGAAGATGAGTGGGCGACCCTAATTGAGCACTGTACCAGTGAGCATGACGTCATGATTCAAGAGTCAGGCGCAGATGACTTAGTACGTAAAGGCGGCTGGTTTGAGATATACCGTACCCCAGAAAAATTCGAAGAAGCCAAGCAACTGGCAATCAGAGCTGAGCAAAAAGGGGTTCAGTATCGCCTGCTTACCCCTGAAGAGCTAAAAGAATATGAGCCGAACGTCAATTTTGATGACTTTATTGGTGGTATCCATTGGCAAAACTCTTGGCAGGTCAAAAACCCAAGTCAATTGGTGAAAAGATACGCTAAGAGCTTCGAGCAGATGCAAGGTCAGTTTAAGCAAGCCGATGTGACCAATGTTGCTCAGACAGAAGAGGGCGGCTGGCAAGTAACCGCGACTATCGATGGTGAAGATGTGACTTTTGATAGTCATCATGTGGTGATTGCGGCGGGTCCTTGGTCGAATGATTTAACTCGACCTTTGGGCTACAACTTCCCATTGTTCCCAATGCGTGGCTACCATCAGCACTTTAAAGTCAGTGAAGCAAACCGCATTGGCCACAGCTTGTTTGATGCTGAAAAAGGTTACTTAATGGGCCCAATGGAGCAGGGTATTCGTGTAACCACTGGCGCAGAAATGACTACGATGACAGCGCCTAAGAACTTCGGTCAACTTGAAGCGGTATTAAAAATTGCACGTCATGTATTGCCGCTTGAAGATGCTGTAGAGTCTGAAGCCTGGTGTGGCTCACGTCCTTGTATGGCAGATATGAAACCTGTGATTGGCCCTGGCTATAAACACAACAACTTGTGGTTCGCTTTCGGTCATGCGCATCAAGGCTTCACTTTAGGCCCTGCAACAGGCCGCTTGGTCGAAGAAATGATCAACGACAAGCCACTGTATGTCGATGCGACGCCATTTAGTGCGGAGCGCTTTAAATAA
- a CDS encoding LysE family translocator — translation MTITSLQLLTFIIAVFVFIMTPGPGVFATIAKAMTQGAWSALPLAIGLAAGDTIYMVFSAYGLSALATNFNTAFTVIKVVGAAYLFYLAYKMWTTVPPKINTADVLVKQKNQGAKSILSGFLISISNPKVILFYVSLLPSFFPITELNALDITALCAVIFIWAIICMMIYAFMASYAQKQLKSSTARQRFNRVGASFMGLAGAWLVAKG, via the coding sequence ATGACCATCACTAGCCTTCAGCTACTTACCTTCATTATCGCGGTATTCGTCTTTATTATGACCCCAGGTCCGGGTGTGTTTGCAACTATTGCCAAAGCGATGACCCAAGGCGCATGGTCAGCTTTGCCACTGGCAATTGGACTTGCCGCAGGGGATACCATCTATATGGTATTTTCAGCGTATGGACTCAGCGCATTAGCGACCAACTTTAATACGGCATTTACTGTGATCAAAGTGGTCGGCGCCGCTTATTTATTTTATTTAGCTTATAAAATGTGGACCACTGTACCGCCTAAAATTAACACAGCTGATGTGTTGGTAAAACAGAAAAATCAGGGTGCTAAAAGTATATTGTCAGGATTTTTAATTTCTATTAGTAATCCAAAAGTCATTTTATTTTATGTCAGTTTGCTGCCCAGTTTTTTTCCAATCACCGAATTGAACGCGTTAGATATTACTGCTTTATGTGCGGTTATTTTTATTTGGGCAATCATTTGTATGATGATATATGCCTTTATGGCAAGTTATGCACAAAAGCAGTTAAAAAGCTCAACAGCACGTCAGCGATTTAATCGAGTCGGCGCATCATTTATGGGGCTGGCAGGCGCATGGCTAGTTGCAAAAGGCTAA